The genomic DNA GCCAACTCGCCCTCGCTCTCGGCCGAGGTGCAGCAGCTCAAGTCTGCCAACGCCGACGTGCTGATGCCCTCGAGCTACACCACCGACGGCATCCTCCTGGTCAAGACTATGGCCGAGCTCGGCTACAAGCCGAACGCGATCGTGGCGCAGGATGCCGGCTTCTCCGAGAAGGCGCTCTACGATGCCGTCGGCGACAAGCTCGAAGGCGTGATTTCGCGCGGCACCTTCTCGCTCGACCTCGCGCAGAAGCGCCCGATGGTCGGCAAGATCAACGAGATGTTCAAGACGCGCTCGGGCAAGGACTTCAACGACCTGACCTCGCGCCAGTTCATGGGCCTGATCATCCTCGCCGACGCCATCAGCCGCGCCAAGTCGACCGACGGCGAGAAAATCCGCGATGCGCTGGCGGCGACCGACATCCCGGGCGAGCAGACCATCATGCCCTGGAAGCGGGTCAAGTTCGACGAGATGGGCCAGAACAACGACGCCGATCCGGTGCTGCTGCAATATGTCGGCGGCAAGTTCGTCACCATCTTCCCGCCGCAGGCCGCGATCGCCGAGGCGATCTGGCCGATGAAGTAAGATTGGGAAAGCGGGAGCTCAGACGTAGCTCCCGCCCTCATCCTGAGGAGCGGGCGTAGCCCGCGTCTCGAAGGACGGGGGCTGGGCCATCCTTCGAGACGCGCGCTTGTGCGCGCTCCTCAGGATGAAGATCTATTTCGGGGGACAGACTTTTGACAGCCCAAGCCATTATCCAGAGTCTCGCGAGCGGCCTGCTCATGGGCCTGCTCTACGGACTGATCGCGGTCGGCCTCGCGCTGATCTTCGGCCTGATGGACGTCACGAACTTCGCCCATGGCGAGTTCCTGATGATCGCGATGTACCTGTCCTTCTTCCTGTTCGCGTTCTTCGCCATCGACCCCTTGCTGTCGGCGCCATTGGTCGCCGCGGCACTCTTCGTGTTCGGGGCGGTGATCTATCTCTTGATTGTACGCTTCGCCATGCGGGCCAAGGCCAACGCCGGCATGGTGCAGATCTTCACCACCTTCGGCCTGGCCATCGTCATGCGCGGCCTCGCGCAGTTCTTCTTCACGCCGGACTATCGCAGTATTCCGCAGTCCTGGCTCGGCGGAAAGACCATCTCGATTGCCGGCATCTTCCTGCCGGAGCCGCAGCTGGTCGGCGCGCTGGTCTCGATCCTCGCCTTCGCCGGTCTCTATTTCTTCATCCACCGCACTGATTTCGGCCGTGCGCTGGAAGCCACCCGCGAGGATCCCGGTGCGGTCGCGCTGGTCGGCATCGACAAGAACCGCGTGTTCGCGTTCGGCTGGGGCCTTGGTGCCGCGCTGGTCGGCCTCGCCGGCGCGATCATGGCGAGCTTCTTCTACATCTATCCCGACGTCGGCGCGTCCTTTGCCCTGATCGCCTATGTCACGGTGGCGCTCGGCGGCTTCGGCAGCGTGTTCGGCGCCTTCGCCGGCGGCATCATCGTCGGTCTCGTCGAAGCCACCACCGCCCTGGTGCTCCCGCCGTCGCTGAAATCGGTCGGCATCTACGCGGTTTATCTGCTGGTCGTCTTCATCCGGCCGCGCGGCCTGTTCGGATCGATCTGATGGACAAGGAATTTGCAGCGCGGCGCCGCCGCGACCTGATCATCGCCGCGGTGCTCGCCGCGATTGCCGCAGCGGCGCCCTTGTTCGTGAAGGACGTCGTCGTCCAGAACATCCTGATCCTGACGCTGATGTATGCGGGACTGTCGCAGAGCTGGAACATCCTGTCCGGCTATTGCGGGCAGATCTCGCTCGGCCACGCGCTGTATTTCGGCCTCGGGGCCTACACCACCGAGCTGCTGTTCACCAAGTTCGGCGTGCTGCCCTGGTTCGGCATGCTGGCCGGCGGCGTGGTGTCGGCGCTGATCGCGATGGGGCTCGGTTATCCCTTCTTCCGCCTGCGTGGCCATTACTTCGTGATCGCCACCATCGTCATCGCCGAGATCGGCCTGCTGCTGTTCCACAATTGGGAATGGGCGGGCGCCGCGATGGGCATCACCATTCCGATCCGCGGCGACAGCTGGCTGAAATTCCAGTTCCTGCGCACCAAGCTGCCATACTTCTATTTCGCGCTGGCGCTGTGCTGCCTCGCCTGGTTCGTCACCTGGTGGCTGGAAGACTCCAAATGGGGCTTCTGGTGGCGCGCGGTGAAGGACAATCCGGACGCGGCCGAGAGCCTCGGTGTCGACGTGTTCAACTCCAAGATGGGCGCGGCCGCGGTCTCCGCCTTCCTGGTCGCCGTCGGTGGCAGCTTCTACGCGCAGTTCGTCTCCTACATCGACCCTGAGAGCGTCATGGGCTTCCAGTTCTCGCTGCTGATGGCGCTGCCCGCCGTGCTCGGCGGCATCGGCACCCTGTGGGGACCGGTGTTAGGGGCCGCCATTCTGATCCCGCTGACGGAGCTGACGCGCTTCAAGTTCGGCGGCTCGGGGCGCGGTGTCGACCTCATCGTCTACGGCACGCTGATCGTCCTGATCTCGCTGGCCCTGCCACGAGGCCTGCTGAGCCTGTTTTCACGCCCGAAGAAGACGGGAGCCGCACGATGACGCCGCTTCTCGAAACCCGCGGGGTCTGGCAACGCTTTGGCGGCCTCGTCGCCAACAGCGACGTCTCGATCTCCGTCGGCCGCGGTGAGATCGTCGGCCTGATCGGCCCCAACGGCGCCGGCAAGTCGACGCTGTTCAATCTCATCGCGGGCGTGCTGCCGCCGACGCAAGGCTCGATCCTGTTCGACGGCGAGGACGTCACCCGCATGCCGGCGGCCCAGCGCTGCCAGCGCGGCGTCGGGCGCACCTTCCAGGTGGTCAAGAGCTTCGAGACCATGACGGTCATCGACAACGTCATCGTCGGTGCGCTCGTCCGCAACACCGTGATGCGCGAAGCGCGTCGCAAGGCGCACGAGGTGCTGGAGTTCACCGGCCTTGCCGCGCGCGCCGACGTGCTGGCCAGCGACCTCGTGCCGGCCGAAAAGCGCCGCCTCGAAGTCGCCCGTGCGCTCGCGACCGAGCCGAAACTGCTGCTGCTCGACGAAGTCCTCACCGGCCTCACGCCGACCGAGGCGCAGACCGGCGTCGCGCTGGTGCGCAAGGTGCGCGATGCCGGCATCACCGTGCTGATGGTCGAGCACGTCATGGAGATCGTGATGCCGCTGGTCGACCGCGCCATCGTGCTCGACCTCGGCAAGGTGCTGGTCGAGGGCAAGCCAAACGATGTCGTCCGCGATCCCAAGGTGATCAAGGCATATCTGGGAGATCGTCATGCTGTCGGTGCGTGAAGTCACGACCGCCTATCAGGGTCTGGTCGCGATCTCCGCGGTCTCGATCGAGGTCCAGAAGGGCGAGATCGTCTGCGTCGCCGGTGCCAACGGCGCGGGCAAGTCGACGCTGCTGAAATCCATCGCCGGTGCCGAGCGTCCGCGCTCGGGCAACGTGACATTCGACGGCAGGCCGCTCAACGGCATGGCGCAGCACCACATCACGGCGGCCGGCATCGCCTATGTGCCGGAGAACCGCCGCCTGTTTCCGCGCCTGTCTGTGCGCGACAATCTGCGCCTCGGCAGCTATCTCTATCGCGGCGAAGCCGACCGCGAGGGACCGCTCGATCTCGTCTTCCAGCTGTTCCCGCGCCTCGCCGAGCGCCTCGATCAGCGCGCCGAAACGCTCTCCGGCGGTGAGCAGCAGATGCTCGCCATCGGCCGCGCGCTGATGACGCGTCCGCGGCTTCTGATGCTGGACGAGCCCTCGCAAGGCA from Bradyrhizobium sp. CCBAU 53351 includes the following:
- a CDS encoding ABC transporter ATP-binding protein produces the protein MLSVREVTTAYQGLVAISAVSIEVQKGEIVCVAGANGAGKSTLLKSIAGAERPRSGNVTFDGRPLNGMAQHHITAAGIAYVPENRRLFPRLSVRDNLRLGSYLYRGEADREGPLDLVFQLFPRLAERLDQRAETLSGGEQQMLAIGRALMTRPRLLMLDEPSQGIMPKLVDEIFQAVLRIRDAGMTVLIVEQRMAECLEIADRAYILQTGRVLMQGPAAEIKGNPDVRKAYLGL
- a CDS encoding ABC transporter ATP-binding protein — its product is MTPLLETRGVWQRFGGLVANSDVSISVGRGEIVGLIGPNGAGKSTLFNLIAGVLPPTQGSILFDGEDVTRMPAAQRCQRGVGRTFQVVKSFETMTVIDNVIVGALVRNTVMREARRKAHEVLEFTGLAARADVLASDLVPAEKRRLEVARALATEPKLLLLDEVLTGLTPTEAQTGVALVRKVRDAGITVLMVEHVMEIVMPLVDRAIVLDLGKVLVEGKPNDVVRDPKVIKAYLGDRHAVGA
- a CDS encoding branched-chain amino acid ABC transporter permease translates to MGLLYGLIAVGLALIFGLMDVTNFAHGEFLMIAMYLSFFLFAFFAIDPLLSAPLVAAALFVFGAVIYLLIVRFAMRAKANAGMVQIFTTFGLAIVMRGLAQFFFTPDYRSIPQSWLGGKTISIAGIFLPEPQLVGALVSILAFAGLYFFIHRTDFGRALEATREDPGAVALVGIDKNRVFAFGWGLGAALVGLAGAIMASFFYIYPDVGASFALIAYVTVALGGFGSVFGAFAGGIIVGLVEATTALVLPPSLKSVGIYAVYLLVVFIRPRGLFGSI
- a CDS encoding branched-chain amino acid ABC transporter permease, with amino-acid sequence MDKEFAARRRRDLIIAAVLAAIAAAAPLFVKDVVVQNILILTLMYAGLSQSWNILSGYCGQISLGHALYFGLGAYTTELLFTKFGVLPWFGMLAGGVVSALIAMGLGYPFFRLRGHYFVIATIVIAEIGLLLFHNWEWAGAAMGITIPIRGDSWLKFQFLRTKLPYFYFALALCCLAWFVTWWLEDSKWGFWWRAVKDNPDAAESLGVDVFNSKMGAAAVSAFLVAVGGSFYAQFVSYIDPESVMGFQFSLLMALPAVLGGIGTLWGPVLGAAILIPLTELTRFKFGGSGRGVDLIVYGTLIVLISLALPRGLLSLFSRPKKTGAAR